A genomic region of Arachis stenosperma cultivar V10309 chromosome 9, arast.V10309.gnm1.PFL2, whole genome shotgun sequence contains the following coding sequences:
- the LOC130950926 gene encoding probable glutathione S-transferase: MEDLKLHGFWYSPFTMRVVWTLKLKGLAYENIEEDRYNKSPQLLEYNPVHKKTPVLVHGGKPICESMIIVQYIDELWPQNPLVPHDPYDRAQARFWVAYSEQLFSAVVPLIYVDIADDEEKEKVIEKVQKLLKDIEDQCVLLDDEKKFFGGDNINIVDIAFGSMIKFLVTMEDLNKLKVLEVEKFPRLHSWFDNFKNVSIIKENLPNREKMCAIMKYIRERKRELQSSN; the protein is encoded by the exons ATGGAAGATTTGAAGTTACATGGATTTTGGTATAGTCCCTTTACGATGAGGGTGGTATGGACCTTGAAGTTGAAGGGTCTAGCATATGAGAACATTGAAGAAGATCGCTACAATAAGAGTCCTCAACTTCTAGAATACAACCCTGTGCATAAGAAGACTCCAGTGCTTGTTCATGGTGGAAAACCCATTTGTGAGTCCATGATCATTGTTCAATACATTGATGAGTTATGGCCACAGAATCCATTGGTCCCTCATGATCCCTATGACAGAGCTCAAGCAAGATTTTGGGTTGCATATTCTGAACAACTG TTTTCTGCAGTTGTACCACTAATTTACGTCGATATTGCTGATGATGAAGAGAAGGAGAAGGTCATAGAAAAGGTTCAAAAACTTCTAAAAGATATTGAAGATCAATGCGTATTATTGGATGATGAGAAAAAATTCTTTGGTGGTGACAATATCAATATAGTGGACATAGCTTTCGGGTCAATGATCAAATTTCTTGTAACTATGGAAGATCTGAATAAATTGAAGGTGCTAGAAGTTGAGAAGTTTCCTCGCTTACATTCATGGTTTGATAATTTCAAGAATGTTTCAATCATCAAAGAAAACCTTCCCAATAGAGAGAAAATGTGTGCTATTATGAAGTATATcagagaaaggaaaagagaattGCAATCATCTAACTAG